In the Leptotrichia sp. oral taxon 212 genome, one interval contains:
- a CDS encoding PTS transporter subunit EIIC, with the protein MPFKMKNNIFAVLQKIGRAFMLPIAVLPMAGILLGVGGSFTNPVLIKTYNLTFLAPGTPLNYLMQLFSNTGLFVFANLPLLFAVGVAIGLANKNKETAALSAVLGFLLFHTIIGTILGFKGITPDSVTYDALIAKGLGEAAARGTAALYAKELGIFTLQTGVFGGIVCGIVASAITNKFSDKVLPDYLAFFSGNRFVPVMTIILFIPLAAIFPFIWPTVFMGIVKAGEIFAATGAIGTFFYGFTMRLLNVFGLHHAIYPLFWYTQLGGYQEVAGQMVAGGQNIFFAQLADPSIKHFSAAATKTMTGGFLPMMFGLPAAALAMYRTADDKNKAAVKGILISAALTSFLTGITEPIEFTFLFVAPVLYVIHAILEGLAYMLMYVLNVAVGITFSRGIIDFTFFGLLQGPAKTSYYWILILGPVYAVVYYFVFKTLILKFNIPTPGRGDSENKLYTRKDYNESKNKGETGQAKELIDDIVVALGGVENIENIDACITRLRVTVKDSSKVSDDARWRELQAKGVLRSGNGVQVVYGTQAEIYKNKIREKYKV; encoded by the coding sequence ATGCCATTTAAAATGAAAAATAATATTTTTGCAGTATTACAAAAAATCGGTAGGGCTTTTATGCTACCAATAGCAGTATTACCAATGGCGGGAATACTTCTAGGAGTTGGGGGATCATTTACTAACCCGGTTTTAATAAAAACTTACAATCTTACTTTCCTGGCTCCAGGAACACCTTTAAACTATTTGATGCAACTGTTTTCAAACACAGGATTGTTCGTTTTTGCGAATTTACCTTTACTGTTTGCAGTAGGAGTTGCAATAGGGCTGGCAAATAAAAATAAAGAAACAGCGGCATTATCTGCAGTTCTTGGATTTTTACTTTTTCATACTATAATAGGAACAATTTTAGGATTTAAAGGTATAACACCTGATTCTGTAACTTATGATGCACTTATAGCTAAAGGACTTGGAGAAGCTGCAGCTAGAGGAACTGCAGCACTTTATGCAAAGGAACTTGGAATATTTACATTACAGACAGGAGTTTTTGGAGGAATTGTATGTGGTATAGTTGCATCAGCAATCACAAATAAATTTTCTGACAAAGTATTACCTGATTATCTGGCATTCTTCAGTGGAAATAGATTTGTACCTGTAATGACAATTATTCTGTTTATTCCGTTGGCAGCAATATTTCCGTTTATATGGCCTACAGTTTTTATGGGAATTGTTAAGGCGGGAGAAATATTTGCGGCAACAGGAGCAATAGGAACATTCTTCTATGGATTTACAATGAGACTGTTAAATGTATTCGGATTACACCATGCGATATATCCGCTATTCTGGTATACTCAGCTTGGAGGATATCAGGAAGTGGCAGGACAGATGGTAGCAGGAGGACAGAATATATTCTTTGCACAGCTTGCAGATCCGAGTATAAAGCACTTCAGTGCAGCGGCAACAAAAACAATGACAGGAGGATTCCTTCCTATGATGTTTGGACTTCCTGCGGCGGCACTTGCAATGTACAGAACTGCTGATGATAAGAATAAGGCGGCAGTAAAAGGGATACTTATATCTGCAGCATTAACTTCATTCCTGACAGGAATAACTGAGCCAATTGAATTTACATTCCTTTTTGTGGCACCGGTATTATATGTAATTCATGCAATACTTGAAGGACTGGCATATATGCTTATGTATGTGCTGAATGTAGCAGTAGGAATTACTTTTTCAAGAGGTATAATAGATTTTACATTCTTTGGACTTTTACAGGGACCGGCAAAGACTTCATATTACTGGATACTTATATTAGGACCTGTATATGCGGTAGTTTATTATTTTGTATTTAAAACATTAATATTAAAATTTAATATTCCTACTCCAGGTAGAGGGGATTCTGAAAATAAACTTTATACAAGAAAAGACTACAATGAATCTAAAAATAAAGGTGAAACAGGGCAGGCAAAAGAACTTATTGATGATATCGTAGTTGCACTCGGTGGAGTTGAAAATATAGAAAATATCGATGCATGTATCACAAGACTGAGAGTTACTGTAAAAGATTCTTCAAAAGTATCTGATGATGCAAGATGGAGAGAATTGCAAGCCAAAGGAGTATTACGTTCAGGAAATGGTGTACAGGTAGTTTATGGAACTCAGGCTGAAATATACAAGAATAAGATAAGAGAGAAATATAAGGTATAA